The following proteins are encoded in a genomic region of Mycolicibacterium confluentis:
- a CDS encoding zinc-dependent alcohol dehydrogenase family protein, protein MTDPMKAVVLARFGGPEAFELRDVSVPQVGPRQVRVNVHATAVNPLDYQIRRGDYADHVPLPAIIGHDVSGVIEEVGSDVTEFAPGDAVYYTPRIFGGPGSYAEQHVADVDLVGRKPENINHLEAASLTLVGGTVWESLVTRAQLSVGETILIHGGTGGVGTIAIQTAKAIGAQVITTAKAAAHEFVRSLGADAAIDFTSTDYVEAVADLTRGKGVDVVFDTIGGDTLTKSPLTLTDGGRVISIVDIAQPQNLIEAWGRNAAYHFVFTRQNQGKLNALTTLVERGLVKPVIGATLPLARVGEAHELLENRQRYTLRGKVAIDVAGDTVELPPLRAA, encoded by the coding sequence ATGACCGATCCGATGAAGGCCGTCGTACTCGCCCGTTTTGGAGGACCCGAGGCTTTCGAGCTTCGTGACGTCTCGGTTCCACAGGTCGGGCCCCGCCAGGTACGGGTCAATGTGCATGCGACTGCGGTCAATCCGCTGGACTACCAGATCCGGCGCGGCGACTACGCGGATCACGTGCCGCTGCCGGCGATCATCGGACACGACGTCTCCGGCGTGATCGAGGAAGTCGGATCCGACGTGACCGAGTTCGCACCCGGCGACGCGGTCTACTACACGCCCCGGATCTTCGGCGGGCCAGGCTCCTACGCCGAGCAGCACGTCGCCGACGTCGACCTCGTCGGTCGCAAGCCGGAGAACATCAATCATCTGGAAGCGGCCAGCCTCACGCTGGTCGGCGGCACCGTCTGGGAGTCCCTGGTCACGCGCGCGCAACTCAGCGTCGGGGAGACCATCCTCATCCACGGCGGCACCGGCGGGGTCGGGACAATTGCCATCCAGACCGCGAAAGCAATTGGTGCACAGGTGATCACCACCGCCAAAGCGGCCGCCCACGAGTTCGTCCGCTCGCTCGGGGCGGATGCGGCCATCGACTTCACCTCGACCGACTACGTCGAAGCGGTGGCCGATCTGACCCGCGGCAAGGGTGTTGATGTCGTCTTCGACACGATCGGAGGCGACACGCTGACCAAGAGCCCGCTCACGCTCACCGATGGTGGGCGCGTGATCAGCATCGTCGACATCGCGCAGCCACAGAATCTCATCGAAGCCTGGGGCCGCAACGCCGCCTATCACTTCGTCTTCACCCGGCAGAACCAGGGAAAGCTCAACGCGCTCACCACCCTGGTCGAACGGGGCCTCGTCAAACCCGTCATCGGCGCAACGCTTCCGCTCGCCCGCGTGGGTGAGGCGCACGAACTCCTGGAGAACCGGCAGCGGTATACCCTGCGCGGCAAGGTCGCGATCGACGTAGCGGGTGACACCGTTGAGCTCCCTCCGCTGCGCGCCGCATAG
- a CDS encoding GlxA family transcriptional regulator — MVVLVLEGALPMDVGIPAEVFHPETGFGYEVSACGVSAGTVPSHGGFGFTVPRGLDALAEADTIIVPGYAPAGRPVPAQVLEALRSAASRGARIASICYGAFALAEAGLLDGLSATTHWDAADKLAQRHPQITVEPNVLFVDEGSVLTSAGAAAGLDLCLHMVRRDLGVSAANEIARGLVTAPYRAGGQAQYLPKSTSAGQGESLAATREWAMTRLDEQITVAGLAAHARMSPRTFLRRFTEETGSTPLQWVLRARVDTARELLESTRLPVDRIAEEVGLGTGSNLRLHFRRLLDVSPTEYRATFAGRS; from the coding sequence GTGGTGGTCCTCGTCCTCGAGGGGGCACTCCCGATGGACGTCGGGATCCCGGCGGAGGTGTTCCATCCGGAGACGGGGTTCGGATATGAGGTATCGGCGTGCGGGGTGAGCGCCGGTACCGTGCCGTCCCACGGAGGATTCGGTTTCACCGTCCCACGGGGACTCGACGCACTGGCCGAGGCGGACACGATCATCGTTCCCGGATATGCGCCGGCGGGCCGGCCGGTACCGGCACAGGTCCTGGAGGCGCTGCGCAGCGCGGCGTCCCGCGGGGCCCGCATCGCGTCGATCTGCTACGGCGCATTCGCCCTCGCGGAGGCGGGCCTGCTCGACGGTCTCAGCGCGACGACGCACTGGGACGCGGCCGACAAGCTCGCGCAGCGTCATCCCCAGATCACGGTCGAACCGAACGTGCTCTTCGTCGACGAGGGATCCGTCCTCACCTCGGCCGGGGCCGCCGCCGGTCTGGACCTGTGCCTGCACATGGTCCGGCGTGACCTCGGCGTGAGCGCCGCGAACGAGATCGCCCGCGGGCTGGTCACCGCGCCGTACAGGGCTGGGGGACAGGCTCAGTACCTGCCCAAGAGCACCTCGGCCGGCCAAGGCGAATCCCTTGCGGCGACCCGGGAATGGGCCATGACGCGGCTCGATGAGCAGATCACCGTCGCCGGACTCGCCGCGCATGCGCGGATGTCGCCACGGACGTTCCTGCGTCGTTTCACCGAAGAGACGGGCAGCACCCCGCTGCAGTGGGTTCTGCGGGCGCGGGTGGACACCGCCCGGGAACTCTTGGAGAGCACCCGCCTGCCGGTCGATCGGATCGCCGAAGAGGTCGGCCTGGGGACCGGATCGAACCTGCGGCTGCATTTCCGCCGGCTGCTCGATGTGTCGCCCACCGAGTACCGCGCCACCTTCGCCGGGCGGAGTTGA
- a CDS encoding extracellular catalytic domain type 1 short-chain-length polyhydroxyalkanoate depolymerase, protein MAFTDSMGTTSTNAIVRRRRPALALALALTMAATGLTAAAQFGMPWAMGAGDRNHVYVGDGGRQRYQVHVPPHHEWGSGLPVVMAIHGCAMTGFGWNSMKATTQLNGLADREGFIVVYPTQRLLRGTVNCWDSGDPREQHRGSGEPALLAGAARQVVADYGADPHRVHVVGASSGAGTAVILAATYPDLFATVTSVAGGEYGLNQVRPDDPDATPPEYTARQAWAQMGQRARHVPMLVIQGAQDEVVPPLVADRLVAHWTAVQDLVDDGMLNDSLGVVEQVHRTPAGPDRHAYTRSTRTAADGATLVESYLVEGMGHSWPGPSGAGLFTDHAGPDASVLTWEFARQHALS, encoded by the coding sequence ATGGCGTTTACCGACTCGATGGGTACCACCAGCACCAACGCAATCGTTCGTCGTAGGCGCCCCGCCTTGGCCCTGGCCTTGGCGTTGACCATGGCGGCGACCGGGCTCACCGCCGCCGCCCAATTCGGAATGCCATGGGCGATGGGCGCAGGCGACCGCAACCACGTGTACGTCGGAGACGGTGGCCGTCAGCGATACCAGGTGCACGTCCCGCCACATCACGAGTGGGGCTCCGGGCTGCCGGTGGTCATGGCGATCCACGGGTGCGCGATGACCGGATTCGGGTGGAACTCGATGAAGGCGACCACTCAGCTCAACGGCCTGGCCGACCGCGAAGGATTCATCGTGGTCTATCCGACCCAGCGACTGCTCCGCGGCACGGTCAACTGTTGGGATTCGGGTGACCCGCGCGAACAACACCGCGGCAGTGGAGAACCCGCGCTGTTGGCCGGCGCCGCTCGACAGGTTGTCGCGGACTACGGGGCCGATCCGCACCGGGTCCATGTCGTGGGCGCCTCCTCCGGCGCCGGCACCGCTGTGATCCTCGCGGCAACCTATCCCGATCTGTTCGCGACGGTCACCTCCGTAGCGGGCGGCGAGTACGGGCTCAATCAGGTGCGCCCCGACGATCCGGACGCCACTCCGCCGGAGTACACCGCGCGTCAGGCGTGGGCCCAGATGGGACAGCGGGCCAGGCATGTGCCGATGCTCGTCATCCAGGGTGCGCAGGACGAGGTGGTGCCGCCGCTGGTCGCCGATCGCCTCGTTGCGCATTGGACCGCGGTGCAGGATCTGGTCGACGACGGCATGCTCAACGACAGTCTCGGCGTGGTCGAGCAAGTCCACAGAACGCCGGCTGGACCCGACCGCCACGCCTACACCCGCAGCACCCGGACCGCGGCAGATGGTGCCACGCTCGTCGAGTCGTATCTCGTCGAGGGCATGGGGCACTCCTGGCCCGGACCGTCCGGTGCCGGACTGTTCACCGACCACGCAGGACCCGATGCAAGTGTTCTCACTTGGGAATTCGCGAGGCAACATGCACTCTCCTAG
- a CDS encoding sigma-70 family RNA polymerase sigma factor — translation MSHPAQPDDDELTARFEREVIPLLDRLFNAAMRLTQQRADAEDLVQETMIRAYAGFRSYQPGTNLAGWLLRIQANAHISGYRKRMRRPTETMMSTIHEWQLTDHAARLPRSLRSAELVVLESLPDDDIRAALDKLPEIFRMAVYYADVEGLSHKEICAITGTPPGTVMSRIHRGRSRLRVLLADLAADRGYVPPPTSRGGKQPAASAPAAH, via the coding sequence ATGAGCCATCCCGCTCAACCCGACGACGACGAACTGACCGCCCGTTTCGAGCGCGAGGTGATCCCGCTCCTGGACAGACTCTTCAACGCGGCAATGCGACTGACCCAACAACGGGCCGACGCGGAAGACCTGGTCCAGGAGACGATGATCCGGGCGTACGCAGGGTTCCGGAGCTACCAGCCCGGCACCAATCTCGCCGGCTGGCTGCTGCGCATCCAGGCGAACGCGCACATCAGCGGCTATCGCAAGCGGATGCGCCGTCCCACCGAAACCATGATGAGCACGATCCACGAATGGCAACTGACCGACCACGCCGCGCGGTTGCCGCGATCGCTCCGCTCGGCGGAACTGGTCGTCCTGGAATCCCTACCCGACGACGACATCAGGGCCGCCTTGGACAAATTGCCGGAGATATTCCGGATGGCGGTGTACTACGCCGACGTCGAAGGTCTGTCCCACAAGGAGATCTGCGCCATCACCGGAACGCCGCCGGGCACCGTCATGTCCCGCATCCATCGCGGCAGATCACGGTTGCGGGTGCTGCTCGCCGACCTCGCCGCCGACCGCGGGTACGTCCCGCCCCCTACTTCTCGCGGCGGCAAGCAGCCCGCCGCCTCAGCACCGGCCGCGCACTGA
- a CDS encoding alpha/beta hydrolase: MDRFYEQRIAWETCDDYASTAIETAVFAAAPTAECGRLMVPLNYQQPSGKTARLAVMRVPARGEAIGSLVINPGGPGGSGLFAAAATSLGLAENPVTESFDLVGLDPRGVGRSEPSIDCFTDTDTEADEGDVPLTTQGTTVQWTEADTRAIVDRCAAGSGGADVLASVGTRDAARDIDVLRAVLGDEKLTFLGQSYGTRLGAVYAEQFPQNIRAMLLDGAIDPHLGTAQRRIGAFAGFQRSFEQMAAYCATQAICPLGHDPAGATKTFAQIVRPLYDTPVPALGSELSYNEAIGGVISGLYTETAWPRVIAGIAQLQQGRGDELLQLTYDFALRDAEGRWTNFTEALYAINCMDEERLSETEGDELRAAIFGVAPFMDPGVQLTGARDGCEHWPAEPTLGCPYATEIAGLPTTLVVSITGDPTTPHASGISLASALGSALLTVEGEGHTIVTAGTNDCVNAIAADYLIHLELPPAGTSCRL, from the coding sequence TTGGACCGCTTCTATGAGCAGCGGATCGCCTGGGAAACCTGTGATGATTACGCCAGCACAGCCATCGAGACCGCGGTGTTCGCCGCCGCGCCCACGGCCGAATGTGGGCGTCTGATGGTGCCGTTGAATTATCAACAGCCGTCGGGCAAGACGGCGCGACTCGCGGTCATGCGGGTGCCCGCCCGGGGCGAGGCGATCGGCTCGCTGGTCATCAATCCCGGCGGGCCGGGCGGCTCGGGCCTGTTCGCCGCCGCGGCCACCTCGCTGGGGCTTGCCGAGAACCCCGTCACCGAGAGCTTCGACCTGGTCGGTCTGGATCCCCGCGGAGTGGGCCGATCGGAGCCGAGCATCGACTGCTTCACCGACACCGACACCGAAGCCGACGAGGGCGACGTACCGCTGACCACCCAGGGCACGACTGTCCAATGGACGGAGGCGGATACCCGGGCAATCGTCGACCGCTGTGCCGCAGGTTCGGGTGGCGCCGACGTGCTGGCCAGTGTCGGCACCCGCGACGCAGCCCGGGACATCGACGTGTTGCGGGCCGTTCTCGGGGACGAGAAGCTGACCTTCCTGGGCCAGAGCTACGGGACCCGGCTGGGTGCCGTGTACGCCGAGCAATTCCCGCAGAACATACGGGCCATGCTGCTCGACGGGGCGATCGACCCGCACCTGGGCACCGCGCAGCGTCGGATCGGCGCCTTCGCCGGGTTTCAGCGCTCCTTCGAACAGATGGCCGCGTATTGCGCCACGCAGGCCATCTGTCCGCTGGGCCACGACCCGGCAGGTGCCACCAAGACATTCGCTCAGATTGTGCGTCCGCTCTACGACACCCCTGTTCCCGCGCTGGGATCCGAGTTGAGTTACAACGAGGCGATCGGCGGCGTGATCTCCGGCCTGTACACCGAGACGGCCTGGCCGCGCGTCATCGCCGGCATCGCACAGCTGCAGCAGGGCCGCGGCGATGAGCTGCTGCAGCTGACCTACGACTTCGCGCTCCGGGACGCCGAGGGCCGGTGGACCAATTTCACCGAAGCGCTCTACGCGATCAACTGCATGGACGAGGAGCGTCTCAGCGAGACCGAGGGCGACGAATTACGGGCGGCCATTTTCGGGGTGGCACCGTTCATGGATCCCGGGGTGCAGCTGACGGGAGCGCGCGACGGCTGCGAACACTGGCCCGCCGAACCCACCCTCGGTTGCCCCTACGCCACCGAGATCGCCGGTCTTCCAACGACATTGGTCGTGTCCATCACCGGAGATCCCACCACGCCCCATGCCAGCGGCATCAGCCTGGCAAGCGCCCTGGGCAGCGCATTGCTCACCGTCGAGGGCGAAGGGCACACCATCGTGACAGCGGGTACCAACGACTGCGTCAACGCAATCGCCGCCGATTACCTGATCCACCTCGAACTGCCGCCCGCGGGCACGTCATGTCGGCTATGA